One region of Callithrix jacchus isolate 240 chromosome 16, calJac240_pri, whole genome shotgun sequence genomic DNA includes:
- the C16H8orf90 gene encoding uncharacterized protein C8orf90 homolog: protein MASPCPGAPSPAGLTPPSVATPGPAAPPEPAFPDIYSGDAQLWEAHFRGIRHAYRALGKQDDFSIRVLTEDFTLPFPFAWPPGPDPARGPLFYDPRDRSGFDFLLRGPGASPPALLRPLHATAQAALRKRRLEQLALSYVRARGPGPGLVLLPPGPAAAAFPGSEASAPHDGTPRLTQAPLLPRECTE from the exons ATGGCTTCCCCTTGTCCTGGGGCCCCCAGCCCGGCAGGTCTGACCCCGCCTTCTGTAGCCACTCCAG GCCCCGCGGCGCCCCCGGAGCCCGCCTTCCCAGACATCTACAGCGGGGACGCGCAGCTCTGGGAGGCGCACTTCCGCGGCATCCGGCACGCCTACCGCGCGCTGGGCAAGCAGGACGACTTCTCCATCCGCGTGCTCACCGAGGACTTCACGCTACCCTTCCCGTTCGCCTGGCCGCCCGGGCCCGACCCCGCCCGCGGGCCGCTCTTCTACGACCCCCGCGACCGCTCGGGCTTTGACTTCCTGCTGCGCGGCCCGGGCGCGTCGCCTCCAGCGCTGCTGCGGCCCCTGCACGCCACGGCACAGGCTGCCCTGCGTAAGCGGCGCCTGGAGCAGCTGGCCCTGAGCTATGTCCGCGCGCGCGGCCCCGGGCCAGGCCTCGTCCTGCTGCCGCCCGGCCCCGCAGCCGCCGCCTTCCCGGGGTCCGAGGCCAGCGCGCCCCACGACGGCACCCCCAGACTGACCCAGGCCCCGCTGCTGCCCCGAGAATGCACAGAATAA